A segment of the Gossypium hirsutum isolate 1008001.06 chromosome D10, Gossypium_hirsutum_v2.1, whole genome shotgun sequence genome:
TTATGTCTCAAATTGATCACAATAATTTACAATGCCACCTCCAACAAAGTGTCTCTCATGGAAATATCGAAAATATCGAATCCCAATACTATAATGATATGGGGAAATATGATGATTAGTGATATAAAGTCATAACAATAGTTAACATCCTCGACATAGAAATTGGAGATTATAATAATGAAAGATGCGAAGTAACTAACAAGAATGTTATGATGAGCAACATTTATATATCATTCTTGTCCATACGGTTTATCTTCCAAAATTTCCACTCATACCAACATTTGAAAGTGATATTGTTAACAAGATTTTCactattcttaaattttaaaagtggtattgtaacaagaattatactaaGGCAGATGCACTTCAAAAGAAAATTACTATTTCAGGATACAGGTTTTAAGCTATCAAATCTTCTCATACACGAAAAATGCCGGTTCGGGATTGGTTTCTAGCGGCCTTAGCTTGTTGCTACAGGGTGTTGAATGTTCAGAACCAGGAGATTCTTGCTCGAAAGTATCGAATCCAGCTAAGGTAgcacatttatttgtttaatgTTCAATGTTCAATGTTTTATCAGCTAAATCTCAATCTAAAATGTGAGATAGGGGTATAGATGCACCAGAGAGTTCAATGCCATACGGTAAAGAAGCGAAAGAAGAGTTGGTTAAGCTTGTTGGTGCGAAATGTTTACGAGTTCTCGTCTATGGGGAAGATCGATACGCCCGTTGTGTCGAAGATATATATTGCAATGGAAAATTTGTACAGGAAATTATGTTGAAAAAGGGGCTTGCATGGCATTACTCTGCTTATGACCAACGTATAGAACTAGCAACTGTGAGTAACCAACAGATTCTCCATTCCTGCacttgtttcaatcaaaactTGAAAAAACTGTCAAATTCTAAATGCTATGTACTTGTATGAAACTAGTGGAAAAAGGAGGCTCGAGCGGAGCGGGTCGGTTTATGGGCTTTACCGAATCCCGAGAAGCCATGGGAATGGAGAAAGGACAAACGACAATGCAGATGACAACGTCTGATACATTGAATGAACCACATTTGACTTGTACATAAAGGAATATGGGTGCCCTATAACTTGTACACAAGACCAGAGGAATCTACAAACCATTTGAACATTGTCAATTTGATGTTTTATTCTGATTTTAAAAAGTGTTAGTAACATGTAACATTTGTTCAAACAATTAAAGCAAGTGTtgtaacatatatattttatcaatttgctTCTTGTAAAAATCTATAGAACTGTTACCGCATTAGTTACCAAAATGTACGTGATAATATTTATCAGTTTAAAGCATCAAAAGGCAATTCTTGTGTCATTAAAACAAGTATATCAATAGTAGAATCTAgggtaaaaaattattttattacgtGTCACATTGCATttcatgtaaaaaataaataaattagtctctatacattaaattaaagaataaattgattcTTTCTATTAAACTATACACTAGTAACATGAgattaatttgcattttttttattaaaaaaatataaaatacagtCTAACTTTTAATTTACCTaaaatctattattattattattattattattattatataagagCTTTGAGGTGACAGGATACTATAAAATTTTTGGAGTAAAGGTCAGTCGTACCAACAGGAATCTGCAAACGAAATTCATTGGAAGCGCCTTTGACCATAAAAAAAATATCCACCATAAGTCTTTCTCCTTCCTTGCTTTTCTTCCAGCTTTCTTTTACCCCAGTCCACAATATCTC
Coding sequences within it:
- the LOC107931789 gene encoding staphylococcal-like nuclease CAN1; amino-acid sequence: MPVRDWFLAALACCYRVLNVQNQEILARKYRIQLRGIDAPESSMPYGKEAKEELVKLVGAKCLRVLVYGEDRYARCVEDIYCNGKFVQEIMLKKGLAWHYSAYDQRIELATWKKEARAERVGLWALPNPEKPWEWRKDKRQCR